Proteins encoded by one window of Dyella humicola:
- a CDS encoding aldehyde dehydrogenase: MPNLRLANLIDGRLQAPRDSRWVDVFEPATGQVFAQCPDSSADDVADAVAAAQRAAPGWSAMPAEQRAHLLHRLADLIEARLEDFVILESRDSGKPLSLARSLDIPRAVSNLRYFAAAIVPWSSESHAMEIGAINYTLRQPLGVVGCISPWNLPLYLFTWKIAPALAAGNAVVAKPSEITPCTAALLGELSIEAGFPAGVLNIVQGRGPSVGQALVEHPGIKAVSFTGSTRTGAHIATAAAPQFKKLSLELGGKNPAVVFEDADLSDATLDTIVRSGFANQGEICLCGSRLLVQRSIYDTFRERYVQRVQALRVGDPNEVNTDLGALVSQEHFDKVIGCIAQARDEGGRVLCGGDVVKVAGRCAEGWFVEPTVIEGLDGQAATNQHEIFGPVVSLIPFDDEAEALSIANGTGYGLAASMWTRDLSRAHRFGGQLDFGIVWINCWLLRDLRTPFGGTKQSGLGREGGTEALRFFTEPKNICIRY; this comes from the coding sequence ATGCCAAATCTGCGCCTCGCCAACCTTATTGACGGTCGCCTGCAGGCGCCACGTGACTCACGCTGGGTCGATGTATTCGAGCCGGCCACTGGCCAGGTATTCGCTCAATGCCCGGACTCGTCTGCGGACGACGTCGCCGACGCCGTCGCCGCCGCACAGCGCGCAGCGCCGGGCTGGAGCGCGATGCCAGCGGAACAACGCGCCCACCTGCTGCACCGGCTGGCCGACCTGATCGAAGCGCGCCTGGAAGACTTCGTGATACTGGAGTCGCGTGATAGCGGCAAGCCATTGAGTCTCGCGCGCAGCCTCGACATCCCCCGCGCGGTGTCCAACCTCCGCTACTTCGCCGCCGCCATCGTGCCGTGGAGCAGCGAATCGCATGCGATGGAAATCGGGGCGATCAATTACACCCTGCGCCAGCCACTCGGCGTGGTGGGCTGCATCAGTCCGTGGAATCTTCCGCTGTACCTGTTCACCTGGAAGATTGCTCCGGCACTGGCCGCGGGCAACGCCGTTGTGGCCAAGCCATCGGAGATCACGCCGTGCACGGCCGCCCTGCTTGGCGAATTGAGCATTGAGGCGGGCTTCCCTGCCGGCGTGCTGAATATCGTGCAGGGTCGCGGCCCCAGCGTCGGCCAGGCCCTGGTCGAGCATCCGGGGATCAAGGCGGTGTCATTCACTGGCAGCACGCGCACGGGCGCCCACATCGCCACCGCCGCGGCCCCGCAGTTCAAGAAACTGTCGTTGGAACTGGGCGGCAAGAATCCCGCCGTGGTGTTCGAAGACGCGGATCTCAGCGACGCCACCCTGGACACCATCGTCCGCTCGGGCTTCGCCAATCAGGGCGAGATCTGCCTGTGCGGGTCGCGCCTGCTGGTGCAACGCTCGATCTACGACACGTTTCGCGAGCGCTACGTGCAGCGCGTGCAAGCACTGCGCGTGGGCGACCCCAACGAAGTCAACACGGATCTTGGCGCGCTGGTTTCGCAGGAACATTTCGACAAGGTGATCGGCTGCATTGCCCAGGCGCGCGATGAAGGCGGTCGCGTGCTTTGCGGCGGTGACGTCGTGAAGGTGGCGGGCCGCTGCGCCGAGGGCTGGTTCGTGGAACCCACCGTCATCGAGGGCCTGGACGGCCAGGCCGCCACCAATCAACACGAGATTTTCGGGCCCGTCGTCAGCCTCATTCCGTTCGATGATGAAGCCGAGGCGCTGTCCATCGCCAACGGCACCGGCTACGGCCTGGCCGCCTCGATGTGGACGCGCGACCTTTCCCGCGCGCATCGCTTCGGCGGCCAGCTCGACTTCGGCATCGTGTGGATCAACTGCTGGCTGCTGCGCGATTTGCGCACGCCTTTTGGTGGCACGAAGCAATCAGGCCTTGGCCGCGAAGGCGGCACTGAAGCGCTGCGTTTCTTCACCGAACCGAAAAACATCTGTATTCGCTATTGA
- a CDS encoding SDR family oxidoreductase, which yields MLLDLSGRHALVCGASQGIGRASAIELAELGASVTLLARSAEALKTVAEALPRKHDQQHRWLAVDMLQTDELRIAVDEIVADHPAQILINNTGGPPGGPAHTAATDAFETAFRQHMLAGQTLVQALLPGMRASAYGRIVNVISTSVKEPIAGLGVSNTVRAAVAAWAKTLSGELAADGITVNNVLPGYTRTARLDAILAAQIASSGRSEDDVAQAMLATVPARRFGTAAEVAAVIAFLCTPAAAYVNGVSIAVDGGRTRALS from the coding sequence ATGTTGCTCGACCTGAGTGGGCGCCACGCCCTCGTCTGCGGTGCATCGCAAGGCATCGGCCGCGCCAGCGCGATCGAACTGGCCGAACTGGGTGCCAGCGTGACCCTGCTGGCGCGCTCGGCCGAGGCGTTGAAGACCGTTGCCGAGGCCCTGCCCCGCAAGCACGACCAGCAGCATCGCTGGCTTGCCGTCGACATGCTGCAGACGGACGAGCTGCGCATCGCCGTAGACGAGATCGTGGCCGACCATCCGGCGCAAATCCTGATCAACAATACCGGCGGCCCGCCGGGAGGCCCGGCACATACAGCCGCAACTGATGCCTTCGAGACCGCGTTTCGCCAGCACATGCTGGCCGGCCAGACGCTGGTGCAGGCGCTGTTGCCAGGCATGCGGGCCAGCGCTTATGGCCGCATCGTCAATGTGATCTCCACCTCGGTGAAGGAGCCGATCGCCGGCCTGGGCGTGTCCAATACCGTGCGCGCAGCGGTGGCCGCCTGGGCCAAGACGCTATCGGGCGAACTGGCCGCCGATGGCATCACGGTCAACAACGTGCTGCCCGGCTACACCCGCACGGCCCGCCTGGACGCCATCCTCGCTGCCCAAATCGCCAGCAGTGGACGCAGCGAAGACGATGTGGCGCAAGCGATGTTGGCCACGGTGCCGGCGCGACGCTTCGGCACGGCCGCGGAAGTGGCGGCCGTGATCGCCTTCCTGTGTACGCCTGCTGCGGCCTATGTGAATGGCGTAAGCATCGCCGTGGACGGCGGCCGTACACGCGCGCTGAGCTAG
- a CDS encoding MalM family protein — MRYRLPVATALIVFVLLLVSGCHSVKTLVPPNLRSPESNHSSLDAAKTELQKATPCCTTFADFSFQNALPWQPKKFVLGPGSLVGNLNGERSYFLSFSLPREVELPYRVAFKSELNGRWLRSSYLFAPTVVVLDEAFQPIGSQDVGLCEHMGWTDQTSGAFGSVDITDKRARYLVLYSSAKQQASSTYWEQSPASFSAEAPVKMAATGSFKVPHGPDGTVWIGLMDNTFKDAVNNAICGKPEQGNGVLNTLRESIPVPGWGSSSSKSADAKNSSATPGDGAASAANAGAGNR, encoded by the coding sequence ATGCGTTATCGCCTCCCCGTCGCCACCGCTCTCATCGTCTTCGTCCTGCTGCTGGTGAGCGGCTGCCATAGCGTGAAAACGCTGGTGCCGCCCAACCTGAGGTCGCCAGAAAGTAACCACAGCAGTCTCGATGCGGCCAAGACTGAGTTGCAGAAGGCGACGCCGTGCTGCACCACGTTCGCGGACTTCTCGTTCCAGAACGCCCTGCCCTGGCAACCGAAGAAATTCGTGCTGGGGCCGGGCAGCCTGGTCGGCAATCTCAATGGCGAGCGCAGTTATTTCCTCAGTTTCAGCCTGCCGCGCGAAGTCGAGCTTCCGTACAGGGTAGCGTTCAAGTCTGAATTGAATGGCCGCTGGCTACGCTCCAGCTACCTGTTCGCACCCACCGTCGTGGTGCTGGATGAAGCGTTCCAGCCGATCGGCTCGCAGGATGTCGGCCTGTGCGAGCACATGGGCTGGACGGACCAAACTTCGGGCGCTTTCGGCAGCGTGGACATCACCGACAAGCGCGCGCGTTACCTGGTCCTCTACAGCTCAGCCAAGCAACAGGCCAGCAGCACGTACTGGGAACAATCGCCGGCGTCTTTCTCGGCCGAGGCACCGGTAAAAATGGCTGCCACGGGCAGCTTCAAGGTACCGCATGGACCGGATGGCACGGTCTGGATCGGGCTGATGGACAATACGTTCAAGGATGCCGTGAACAACGCCATTTGCGGCAAGCCTGAACAGGGCAACGGTGTGCTCAACACGCTGCGCGAGTCCATTCCGGTGCCGGGATGGGGCAGCTCCAGCAGCAAGAGTGCCGATGCCAAGAACAGTAGCGCGACACCAGGCGATGGCGCTGCATCGGCAGCAAACGCCGGTGCCGGAAATCGTTGA